Proteins encoded within one genomic window of Equus caballus isolate H_3958 breed thoroughbred chromosome 20, TB-T2T, whole genome shotgun sequence:
- the OR12D2K gene encoding olfactory receptor family 12 subfamily D member 2K encodes MLNQTSVTEFLLLGVTDIQELWPLLFVVFLAIYFVNVAGNGTILMIVISDPRLHSPMYFFLGNLSCLDICYSTVTLPKMLGNFLSTHKAISFLGCISQLHFFHFLGSTESMLLAVMAFDRFVAICKPLHYTVIMNHQLCTQMAITIWIIGFFHALLHSVMTSHLNFCGSNHVHHFFCDVKPLLDLACGKIEFNQWLLNTVTGMIAMGSFFLTLLSYFYIITHLFCKTHSCSTLHKALSTCASHFMVVILFFAPVVFTYIRPASGSSMDQDRIIAIMYSVVTPVLNPLVYSLRNKDVKRALSRMIRRRL; translated from the coding sequence atGCTGAATCAAACTTCAGTCACTGAATTTCTCCTTCTGGGGGTAACAGATATCCAGGAACTGTGGCCTTTACTCTTTGTCGttttccttgcaatttatttTGTCAATGTGGCTGGGAATGGAACCATTCTGATGATTGTCATCTCTGATCCAAGACTCCATTCACCTATGTATTTCTTCCTGGGAAATCTCTCATGTCTAGATATCTGCTACTCCACGGTGACACTGCCAAAGATGCTGGGGAACTTCCTCTCTACACACAAAGCAATTTCTTTTTTGGGATGCATAAGTCAgcttcatttcttccatttcctggGCAGCACAGAGTCCATGTTGTTGGCTGTGATGGCCTTTGACCGCTTTGTGGCTATCTGCAAACCACTTCATTACACTGTCATCATGAATCATCAGCTCTGTACCCAGATGGCTATCACTATCTGGATCATTGGCTTTTTCCATGCCCTGTTGCACTCCGTGATGACCTCTCACTTGAACTTCTGTGGTTCTAACCATGTTCATCACTTCTTCTGTGATGTTAAGCCActgctggatttggcctgtgggaaGATTGAGTTCAACCAGTGGCTGCTCAATACTGTCACAGGGATGATTGCTATGGGTTCATTCTTTCTAACACTTCTCTCCTATTTCTATATCATCACCCACCTCTTCTGCAAGACCCATTCTTGCAGCACGCTTCACAAAGCACTGTCCACTTGTGCCTCCCACTTCATGGtagttattcttttctttgctcctGTTGTCTTTACCTACATTCGTCCTGCTTCAGGCAGCTCCATGGACCAGGACCGGATCATTGCCATCATGTACAGTGTGGTCACACCTGTGCTAAATCCATTGGTCTACTCTTTGAGGAACAAGGACGTGAAGAGGGCCTTGAGTAGGATGATCAGAAGGAGGCTCTGA